The proteins below are encoded in one region of Planctopirus limnophila DSM 3776:
- a CDS encoding RNA polymerase sigma factor: MVSAVDQELMQRVLEGDRAAFSQVIELHQRAIYGFLRARLAQAADADDLVQEVFLRFYEARTRFDSTSLIRPWLLGIARNVLREWTRSVRRRREVGWTELCFDLESLTGGAAGTLDADVLENLPQCLEALGPSARQAIELKYRSEQKLCDIGHVLRRSEGAIKLLVHRARLALKSCLERKLKKM; encoded by the coding sequence ATGGTGTCAGCCGTTGACCAGGAATTGATGCAGCGAGTTCTCGAAGGAGATCGAGCAGCCTTTTCACAGGTGATTGAACTGCATCAGCGTGCCATCTATGGCTTTCTGCGGGCACGACTGGCACAGGCGGCCGATGCGGATGATCTCGTTCAGGAAGTGTTTCTGCGGTTCTACGAAGCACGCACGCGGTTCGATTCGACGTCATTGATCAGGCCATGGCTTCTGGGCATTGCCCGCAATGTCCTGCGGGAGTGGACACGAAGTGTCCGCCGCCGCCGGGAGGTGGGTTGGACAGAGCTTTGCTTCGACCTGGAATCGTTAACCGGGGGAGCTGCAGGGACCTTGGATGCCGATGTGCTCGAAAACCTTCCTCAATGCCTCGAAGCGTTAGGGCCAAGTGCCCGCCAGGCCATTGAACTCAAGTATCGCTCGGAGCAGAAACTGTGTGATATCGGGCACGTTCTTCGCCGCAGCGAAGGCGCTATCAAACTGCTGGTACATCGAGCCAGACTGGCACTGAAAAGTTGTCTCGAACGAAAACTGAAAAAAATGTGA